Proteins co-encoded in one Dehalogenimonas sp. WBC-2 genomic window:
- a CDS encoding type II restriction enzyme methylase subunit, with amino-acid sequence MPTLISKENRRLLEKVTAAARVLAEASCKAALENLAVHEGDYRDHMNVEQRKLRNRLRARGKALGQSRDPRTGLQDIHRLTESAAYEHWHRLLFTRFLTENHLLITDEANGFVPITLEECEELAPELGARDGFDLACRFASHTLPGVFRRDDPVLDLPIALNDQVELRKLLASLPSEVFRANDALGWTYQFWQAQRKDEVNASGKKIGADELAPVTQLFTEDYMVEFLLHNTLGAWWAGKIGPIKADNEEDARAQAALSARDSVPAITWPYLRFVQDERTKTWLPAAGTFDGWPKHARLIRLLDPCMGSGHFLVFALPPLVRLRMEEEKISVQAAVVAILKDNIHGLELDERCTQIAAFNVALTAWKLAGYQVLPSLNLACSGLAPSATEAEWVVLAGNNERASSGMVRLHSLFADAPVLGSLINPHAQTGDMFEAEFHELAPLLEKALGQETEDDTAHEMAVTARGLAKAAELLAGQFTLVITNVPYLGRGKQDDVLKVYCERVHPEAKADLATCFVERCLDFCAQGGSTALVTPQNWLFMGTYVELRQKLLVGSKWEFIGRLGPKGFQTPMWDFNIVLICLSRKNPIPSSKFFGLDVADNETPLDKQVALVSTNILLLKQNVQKNNPDATLRLEDASSLPLLSEYTLGVHGTNTKDSIRFIRKFWEIPLLLKEWSFGQTTTDTSMEYAGYHNIYFWEEGKGILYDLYRRGIAVLAGGLAWHKNGVLVSQMNRLPVALYIGTLFDQNSAAIVPKSAKDLPAIWAFCNSSEFNLEVRKIDQALKVTNNTLVKVPFDLNHWQKVASEKYPNGLPKPHSNDPTQWLFNGHPKGSGQPLHVAVARLLGYRWPRQTGSNFPDCPALGPDGLESFTDEDGIVCLPPLNREQPAAARLRQLLTVALGTFDEHALIATTGLKGSKSKTVEDWLRDEFFEQHSKLFHDRPFIWHLWDGRADGFHALVNYHKLDYSMLQKLTYSYLGNWIQQQADDAKADKPGAAARLGAARELQSKLAAILEGEAPLDIFVRWKPLKDQSQGWHPDFNDGIRQNARPFLLAGDVGKRGAGLFRAVPLSLKDKDRGAEPQCSKDEYPWFWCEEEPRTDSLGGKEFVGNRWNDVHLTLAAKRAALGDLQ; translated from the coding sequence ATGCCGACATTAATCTCCAAAGAAAATCGTAGACTTCTCGAAAAAGTCACCGCCGCCGCTCGCGTTTTAGCCGAGGCGTCATGTAAAGCTGCACTGGAAAACTTGGCTGTTCACGAGGGAGATTACCGTGATCACATGAATGTGGAGCAGCGCAAATTGCGAAATCGCCTGCGCGCTCGCGGAAAAGCTCTGGGACAGTCCCGAGACCCACGCACTGGTCTTCAGGACATTCACCGCCTCACTGAATCGGCAGCTTACGAACATTGGCACCGCCTACTGTTCACACGTTTCCTCACTGAGAATCATCTTCTGATTACCGATGAGGCTAATGGATTTGTACCCATAACCCTTGAAGAGTGCGAAGAACTAGCCCCAGAACTCGGTGCGCGAGATGGTTTCGATCTCGCCTGTCGTTTCGCTAGCCACACACTCCCTGGTGTTTTCCGACGTGACGATCCAGTACTCGATCTCCCCATTGCCCTCAATGACCAGGTAGAGTTGCGCAAACTGCTCGCATCCCTCCCATCCGAAGTATTCCGAGCCAACGACGCACTCGGTTGGACCTACCAGTTCTGGCAAGCCCAGCGCAAAGATGAGGTTAATGCCTCCGGGAAAAAGATCGGCGCCGATGAACTGGCACCGGTGACCCAACTTTTCACCGAAGATTATATGGTGGAGTTTCTCCTCCACAATACCCTCGGCGCGTGGTGGGCTGGCAAGATTGGACCAATCAAGGCAGACAACGAAGAAGATGCGCGAGCGCAAGCGGCATTATCCGCCCGTGATAGCGTGCCGGCAATCACGTGGCCTTATTTGCGTTTTGTACAGGATGAGAGAACAAAGACATGGCTCCCCGCCGCTGGCACTTTCGACGGTTGGCCAAAACACGCACGCCTCATTCGTTTGCTTGACCCCTGCATGGGTAGCGGTCATTTTCTCGTGTTTGCCCTCCCACCACTCGTTCGCCTGCGTATGGAGGAAGAAAAAATCAGCGTGCAAGCAGCAGTAGTTGCGATACTTAAGGACAACATTCACGGCTTAGAACTTGACGAACGCTGCACACAGATTGCCGCATTCAATGTCGCTTTGACGGCATGGAAACTGGCGGGTTATCAAGTCCTACCCAGTCTTAACTTGGCTTGCTCTGGACTTGCGCCCAGCGCCACGGAGGCGGAGTGGGTAGTCCTAGCGGGAAACAACGAACGTGCGAGCAGCGGCATGGTTCGCCTGCACAGTCTCTTTGCGGATGCCCCCGTTCTCGGTAGCCTAATCAATCCCCACGCGCAAACCGGGGATATGTTCGAGGCCGAGTTCCATGAATTGGCCCCACTGCTAGAAAAGGCACTGGGTCAGGAAACCGAAGACGACACCGCCCATGAGATGGCTGTGACCGCGCGCGGTCTCGCCAAAGCCGCCGAGTTGCTCGCAGGGCAATTTACGCTCGTAATTACCAATGTGCCCTACCTAGGTCGGGGAAAGCAAGATGACGTGCTTAAAGTTTATTGCGAACGCGTTCATCCCGAGGCCAAAGCAGACCTAGCAACTTGTTTCGTTGAGCGATGCCTGGATTTTTGCGCTCAGGGGGGAAGTACAGCTCTAGTGACACCACAGAACTGGCTGTTTATGGGCACTTACGTAGAATTAAGGCAAAAACTTTTAGTTGGTTCTAAGTGGGAATTTATCGGACGACTTGGCCCTAAAGGCTTTCAAACGCCGATGTGGGATTTCAATATCGTTCTCATTTGCCTGTCACGCAAAAACCCAATCCCAAGCTCTAAGTTTTTCGGCCTTGATGTCGCTGATAACGAAACACCTTTAGATAAACAAGTTGCACTTGTGTCGACCAACATTTTACTTTTAAAGCAAAATGTTCAAAAAAATAATCCAGACGCGACTCTGCGTCTGGAGGATGCGTCTTCTCTCCCACTTCTCAGTGAATATACGCTTGGCGTTCATGGGACTAACACAAAAGATAGCATTCGATTTATAAGAAAATTTTGGGAAATTCCCCTTTTGTTAAAAGAATGGAGTTTTGGACAAACCACAACAGACACGTCAATGGAATACGCAGGATACCATAATATCTATTTTTGGGAAGAAGGTAAAGGCATCTTATATGACCTTTATAGGCGTGGCATAGCTGTTCTTGCTGGCGGCTTAGCTTGGCACAAAAATGGAGTTCTGGTGAGCCAAATGAATCGATTACCCGTTGCGCTCTATATAGGAACATTGTTCGACCAAAATTCCGCAGCTATTGTACCGAAATCTGCTAAGGATTTACCTGCGATTTGGGCATTTTGTAACTCTTCAGAATTTAATCTCGAAGTCAGAAAAATTGATCAAGCACTCAAGGTTACCAACAATACTTTGGTTAAGGTTCCATTCGATCTTAATCACTGGCAAAAAGTGGCCTCAGAGAAATACCCCAACGGTTTGCCCAAGCCGCACAGTAATGACCCTACACAGTGGCTTTTCAATGGTCATCCCAAAGGCTCGGGGCAACCGCTGCACGTCGCCGTCGCCCGCTTGCTGGGTTACCGCTGGCCGCGCCAGACCGGCAGCAACTTCCCCGATTGCCCAGCGCTCGGCCCCGATGGTCTGGAATCCTTCACCGACGAAGATGGTATTGTCTGCCTGCCGCCGCTCAACCGTGAGCAACCAGCAGCAGCCCGTCTGCGCCAGCTCCTCACTGTCGCCCTTGGCACATTCGACGAACACGCCCTCATCGCCACCACCGGGCTCAAAGGCAGCAAATCAAAAACCGTCGAAGACTGGCTACGCGACGAATTCTTCGAACAACATTCCAAGCTTTTTCACGACCGTCCGTTTATCTGGCACCTCTGGGACGGACGCGCAGATGGCTTCCACGCCCTAGTCAATTACCACAAACTTGACTACTCTATGCTACAAAAGCTGACCTATAGTTACCTGGGCAACTGGATCCAACAGCAAGCCGATGACGCCAAGGCTGACAAACCCGGAGCCGCAGCACGTTTAGGAGCCGCACGTGAGCTTCAGTCCAAACTCGCTGCCATTCTCGAAGGTGAGGCGCCGCTTGATATCTTCGTCCGATGGAAGCCCCTTAAGGACCAATCTCAGGGCTGGCACCCCGACTTCAATGATGGTATCCGTCAAAATGCACGCCCCTTCCTCCTCGCTGGAGATGTCGGCAAACGCGGAGCAGGATTGTTCCGCGCCGTACCTCTTTCCCTGAAGGACAAGGATCGTGGCGCCGAACCTCAATGTTCCAAAGACGAATATCCTTGGTTTTGGTGTGAAGAAGAACCAAGGACCGATTCCTTGGGCGGGAAAGAATTCGTTGGCAACAGGTGGAACGATGTCCACCTCACACTCGCGGCTAAAAGAGCCGCGTTAGGAGATCTGCAATGA
- a CDS encoding S-adenosylmethionine synthetase, which produces MVKEYLLSSESVSEGHPDKIADQISDAVLDVMLRQDKQARVACETLVTQSLVVVAGEISTVGNICVESLVRNVLRDIGYNDAYNGISYDCCTVLSALGRQSNEIVAGISLANGALGAGDQGMMFGYATDETPELMPLGISLAHKLMQKQAELRKNETLPWLRPDAKAQVTVKYIDNNPVEVTNVVIATQHEDVPPSMIKERVVEEIIKRVIPSNLITDTTAFQVNTAGRFVVGGPKADTGLTGRKIIVDTYGGMCPHGGGAFSGKDPSKVDRTGAYMARYIAKNIVAAGIARRCTVQLAYSIGVPDPVSFMIDTHGTGKADESGLKELIRWLFRLDVSGMIETLDLQRPIYRQTAAYGHFGRELPDFTWEKTDKAEVLKEYCKTSGGIRR; this is translated from the coding sequence ATGGTCAAGGAATATTTACTAAGTTCTGAATCAGTATCAGAAGGTCATCCTGACAAAATTGCAGATCAGATATCTGACGCTGTTCTCGATGTGATGTTGCGCCAGGATAAGCAAGCTCGGGTTGCCTGTGAGACATTGGTAACTCAAAGTTTGGTAGTTGTGGCGGGAGAGATCTCAACTGTAGGCAATATTTGTGTGGAATCGCTTGTTCGCAATGTACTGAGAGATATCGGCTACAACGATGCCTACAACGGAATTTCCTACGATTGCTGTACCGTGTTATCCGCTTTAGGTAGACAGTCTAATGAAATAGTGGCAGGAATATCTCTAGCGAATGGGGCTTTGGGCGCCGGGGACCAAGGAATGATGTTTGGTTATGCAACAGATGAAACACCCGAACTGATGCCGCTTGGAATTTCACTCGCTCATAAACTGATGCAAAAACAGGCCGAACTTCGTAAAAACGAGACATTACCTTGGCTGAGGCCGGATGCGAAAGCGCAAGTAACAGTCAAGTACATTGACAACAATCCGGTTGAAGTCACGAATGTTGTCATCGCAACTCAACATGAAGACGTGCCGCCGTCGATGATAAAAGAAAGAGTAGTTGAGGAGATTATCAAAAGAGTAATACCGTCTAATCTAATTACGGATACGACTGCATTTCAGGTTAATACTGCCGGCAGGTTTGTTGTCGGCGGTCCAAAGGCTGACACAGGTCTCACGGGACGAAAGATAATCGTAGATACCTATGGAGGGATGTGCCCTCACGGCGGCGGAGCATTTTCTGGGAAAGATCCGTCAAAAGTTGATCGGACTGGGGCGTATATGGCCCGCTATATAGCTAAGAACATAGTGGCTGCGGGTATCGCGCGGCGCTGTACTGTACAGCTTGCGTATTCTATAGGAGTCCCAGACCCTGTATCTTTTATGATTGATACTCACGGCACTGGAAAAGCAGATGAATCTGGATTGAAAGAACTAATCCGCTGGTTGTTTAGGTTGGATGTCAGCGGAATGATTGAAACGCTCGATTTACAGCGTCCCATCTATCGCCAAACGGCGGCCTATGGCCATTTTGGCCGTGAGTTACCGGATTTTACCTGGGAAAAAACTGATAAAGCCGAAGTATTGAAGGAGTATTGCAAGACTAGCGGAGGAATAAGGAGATGA
- a CDS encoding Mre11 domain protein (DNA double-strand break repair protein Mre11), with protein sequence MIRFIHIADAHIDSPLKGLEAHEGAPVDFLRGATRRAFVNLIQLAIDENIDFLVIAGDIYDGDWKDYSTGLFFRGQLARLRDKGVQVYMIAGNHDAASVISKKLSLPDNVHVFSTRTPESMEVEGFPVVIHGRGFPHRAVPENLVVDYPAAVSNKFNIGLLHTSLTGRPGHDIYAPCSETDLRQKGYGYWALGHVHKPEVISQNPWIVFAGNCQGRDVGEVGPRGCRLVTVNDSLEVEHAEWHDLDVVRWQVLEIDLTGVTEESEALSRVTKSMAGAVSEAEGRLVAARIVFTGATPLHGSLHRETHRWHAELLGRAQDQGEEAIWIEQVKVLTSPVYSLAQLAERDALTKIVLETLEEARVEPGNIPNEIKEMLEVLPPEIRNEVEYDWEESQKATAMEDVRAIILDALGTKGGSAT encoded by the coding sequence ATGATACGTTTCATCCACATCGCTGATGCCCACATTGACAGCCCGCTTAAAGGTCTGGAGGCGCATGAAGGGGCACCCGTTGATTTTCTCCGCGGCGCAACGCGACGGGCTTTCGTAAACCTGATCCAACTGGCAATTGATGAGAACATTGATTTTCTGGTTATTGCTGGTGATATCTATGACGGAGATTGGAAGGATTATAGTACCGGCTTATTTTTCCGGGGACAGTTGGCTCGATTGCGCGACAAAGGCGTTCAGGTTTATATGATTGCGGGCAATCATGACGCGGCCTCGGTGATTTCCAAGAAACTGAGCCTGCCAGATAATGTGCATGTCTTTTCCACTCGGACGCCGGAATCCATGGAAGTGGAGGGATTTCCCGTGGTGATTCATGGACGTGGATTCCCACACCGGGCTGTGCCCGAGAATCTGGTAGTTGATTATCCCGCTGCCGTGTCGAATAAGTTCAACATTGGGCTCCTGCACACCAGCCTGACCGGTCGCCCCGGTCACGACATCTACGCCCCGTGTTCGGAAACGGACCTGCGTCAGAAAGGCTATGGCTACTGGGCGCTCGGTCACGTTCACAAACCCGAGGTGATCAGTCAGAATCCCTGGATAGTGTTTGCAGGGAACTGTCAGGGACGGGATGTGGGAGAGGTAGGTCCACGCGGTTGCCGATTAGTGACGGTGAATGATTCCTTGGAGGTGGAGCATGCGGAGTGGCATGACCTGGATGTTGTCAGATGGCAGGTGCTTGAGATCGATCTCACTGGGGTTACAGAAGAATCAGAGGCACTCAGTCGCGTCACCAAATCGATGGCTGGCGCTGTCAGTGAAGCGGAGGGGCGATTAGTCGCTGCCAGAATTGTGTTCACTGGAGCCACACCTCTGCACGGTTCCCTTCACCGTGAAACGCATCGCTGGCACGCCGAATTGCTGGGTCGTGCCCAAGACCAGGGCGAGGAGGCCATCTGGATTGAACAAGTCAAGGTTTTAACATCTCCAGTGTATAGCCTGGCACAACTTGCTGAGCGAGATGCTCTTACCAAAATCGTTCTTGAGACGCTGGAAGAAGCCAGAGTAGAACCGGGAAATATTCCTAACGAGATTAAAGAGATGCTCGAAGTTCTGCCTCCCGAAATCCGAAACGAAGTTGAATATGACTGGGAAGAAAGCCAAAAGGCGACAGCGATGGAGGATGTTCGAGCCATCATTCTGGATGCCTTGGGCACGAAGGGGGGTAGCGCGACATGA